The following coding sequences are from one Rutidosis leptorrhynchoides isolate AG116_Rl617_1_P2 chromosome 11, CSIRO_AGI_Rlap_v1, whole genome shotgun sequence window:
- the LOC139874701 gene encoding uncharacterized protein: MRMLSLNIRGFGSGKDSKVGDFKKLVSREQPAVILLQETKCNCIDRTWVSIIWGSDEFDFIQKEKVGKSGGLLLIWDTNEFVAVESIISDFYIAIKGRWKGQDVESIIVNVYGPHEDANKLKMWLSLGSFVGKHDVAWFLGGDFNEVLEDSERQNCIFMTKRASCKLDRFLVSERSIQVWSDLSTLALERKLSDHCPLILRDKDIDFGQKPTKIFDQWLDNEGSEDIIKKAWSMNVGGSRLDCVFRNKLKNVKNALKDWSVKSLGKLEEEINELKNSTCHWELIVEQRDLNDDEREN; this comes from the exons ATGAGAATGCTTTCTTTAAATATTCGTGGTTTCGGGTCGGGGAAAGACAGTAAAGTTGGTGATTTTAAAAAACTGGTTAGTCGTGAGCAGCCTGCTGTAATTCTACTACAAGAAACCAAGTGTAATTGTATAGATAGAACTTGGGTTAGTATTATATGGGGGTCGGATGAGTTTGATTTCATTCAAAAGGAAAAAGTGGGTAAATCGGGTGGGCTTCTCCTTATTTGGGATACTAATGAATTCGTGGCAGTTGAAAGTATAATAAGTGATTTTTATATCGCAATTAAAGGAAGATGGAAAGGGCAGGATGTTGAGTCAATTATTGTAAATGTTTACGGTCCTCACGAGGATGCTAACAAATTGAAAATGTGGTTGAGTCTTGGATCTTTTGTAGGTAAACATGACGTTGCTTGGTTTCTTGGTGGAGATTTCAATGAAGTTCTGGAAGATTCGGAGAGACAAAATTGTATCTTCATGACTAAAAGAGCAAGTTG CAAGCTCGATAGATTTTTAGTCTCCGAGAGATCTATTCAAGTTTGGAGTGATCTTTCCACTTTGGCTCTTGAAAGGAAACTTTCGGACCATTGTCCATTAATCCTTAGAGATAAAGATATAGACTTTGGTCAGAAGCCAACGAAGATTTTTGACCAATGGCTAGATAATGAAGGTTCGGAGGATATTATTAAAAAGGCATGGAGTATGAATGTTGGAGGTAGTAGGCTCGATTGTGTTTTTAGGAATAAATTGAAAAATGTAAAAAATGCTTTAAAGGATTGGAGTGTTAAGTCTTTAGGTAAACTTGAGGAGGAGATCAACGAACTCAAAAATAGTACGTGTCATTGGGAATTAATAGTTGAGCAAAGAGACTTGAATGATGATGAACGTGAGAATTAG
- the LOC139874703 gene encoding U1 small nuclear ribonucleoprotein C-like codes for MPRYYCDYCDTYLTHDSPSVRKQHNAGYKHKANVRTYYQQYEAQQNQYLIDQKVKEHLGQAAAFQQVGGAYSQLRPRLPVLPNPLMPMNPALYPGMRPVAPLPRPVPGTAGYPGMPPTLAPPGSPSVPGQVNPSMPAQINLSMPGQVNPSMPGQVNPSMPGQFNPSMPGQVNPSMPGQVNPSMPGQVNPSASGQVNPSASGQVNPSAPGQVNNGMLRPIMLNAPMMAPVSSGTPTSGGPPPLFTQNMYQANPTAPSTGGFESPNAGAQPQEAKH; via the exons ATGCCTCG GTACTATTGTGATTACTGTGATACGTACTTGACACATGACTCG CCTTCTGTAAGGAAGCAGCATAATGCCGGGTATAAACACAAG GCAAATGTTCGGACCTACTATCAGCAATACGAGGCACAACAAAATCAGTATTTGATTGATCAAAAGGTTAAGGAACATCTTGGACAAGCGGCTGCGTTTCAGCAAGTTGGTGGGGCCTACAGCCAACTTAGACCTCGTCTTCCTGTACTACCTAATCCATTGATGCCGATGAACCCGGCATTATACCCTGGAATGAGACCCGTTGCACCTTTGCCCAGACCTGTTCCTGGTACTGCAG GATATCCCGGGATGCCTCCGACGCTCGCACCCCCTGGTTCACCTTCCGTTCCTGGTCAGGTCAACCCATCCATGCCAGCTCAGATCAACCTATCCATGCCTGGTCAGGTCAACCCATCCATGCCTGGACAGGTCAACCCATCCATGCCAGGTCAGTTCAACCCATCCATGCCTGGACAGGTCAACCCATCCATGCCAGGTCAGGTCAACCCATCCATGCCTGGACAGGTCAACCCATCTGCATCTGGTCAGGTCAATCCATCTGCGTCTGGTCAGGTCAATCCATCGGCACCTGGGCAGGTTAACAATGGTATGCTAAGGCCCATAATGTTAAATGCACCGATGATGGCCCCAGTGAGCTCAGGAACCCCTACTTCAGGTGGACCACCTCCATTGTTTACACAAAATATGTATCAAGCTAACCCCACAGCACCATCAACTGGAGGTTTTGAAAGTCCTAATGCCGGTGCCCAACCTCAGGAAGCTAAACATTGA
- the LOC139877775 gene encoding protease Do-like 2, chloroplastic isoform X1, producing MAITVASSFLNALTSTGTSRCSVSSQLIFSSSSKLSATRLIIPKATSKSQSQSQDPKKRIPKESTRKSSPKKESNLQKLSRRSRDEQPYINADDHSGINNAEQPQSLKSFGTQRKNAKGFMGTLKDQQADTAKIQDASFLNAVVKVYCTHTEPDYSLPWQKQRQFTSTGSAFMIGDGKLLTNAHCVEHNTQVKVKRRGDDTKYVAKVLAKGMECDIALLSVENEKFWKGAESLQFGHLPRLQDPVTVVGYPLGGDTISVTKGVVSRIEVTSYAHGSAELLGIQIDAAINPGNSGGPAFNDQGECIGVAFQVYRSDDTENIGYVIPTTVVSHFLDDYERNGKYTGFPSLGILLQKLENPALRACLKVPSNEGVLVRRVEPTSGTSNVLKEGDVIVSFDGVDVGSEGTVPFRSTERIAFRYLISQKFTGDIAELGIIRAGAFMKVQTVMNPRVHLVPYHIEGGQPSYLIVAGLVFTPLSEPLIEEECEDSIGVNLKLLTKARYSMARFKGEQIVILSQVLANEVNIGYEDMSNEQVLKFNGTRIKNIHHLAHLVDACKDKYFVFEFEDNYLAVLEREASSAASSCILKDYGIPSERSSDLLEPYVDPIGENKLIEQLDLGDSPVTNSEIGFDGLQWA from the exons ATGGCGATCACCGTCGCATCTTCCTTTCTTAATGCCCTAACTTCCACCGGAACTTCACGCTGTTCAGTTTCATCTCAACTTATTTTCTCATCTTCTTCCAAATTATCTGCTACTCGCTTAATCATTCCAAAAGCTACCAgcaaaagtcaaagtcaaagtcaagatCCGAAGAAGAGAATTCCGAAGGAAAGTACTCGTAAATCATCACCTAAG AAAGAATCCAATTTACAAAAGCTTTCAAGAAGATCAAGAGATGAACAACCATATATAAATGCTGATGATCATAGTGGCATAAACAATGCAGAACAACCTCAGTCCCTTAAGTCATTTGGTACGCAGAGAAAAAATGCCAAAGGTTTTATGGGTACCTTGAAGGATCAACAG GCAGACACAGCTAAAATTCAAGATGCTTCTTTTCTTAATGCTGTTGTGAAG GTTTATTGCACTCATACTGAACCAGATTATTCCCTGCCTTGGCAAAAGCAAAGACAGTTTACAAGTACAGGAAG TGCTTTTATGATTGGTGATGGAAAGCTCTTGACAAATGCTCATTGTGTTGAACACAACACACAA GTCAAAGTCAAGAGAAGAGGGGATGACACCAAATATGTGGCTAAG GTTTTAGCTAAAGGTATGGAATGTGACATAGCGTTGCTTTCAGTAGAAAATGAGAAGTTCTGGAAAGGGGCTGAGTCACTTCAGTTTGGCCATTTGCCTCGTCTTCAG GATCCAGTAACTGTTGTAGGGTATCCACTTGGAGGAGATACCATTTCAGTGACCAAGGGGGTTGTATCTCGAATAGAG GTTACATCCTATGCTCATGGATCAGCTGAATTGTTGGGCATTCAAATCGATGCAGCAATTAATCCTG GTAATAGTGGTGGTCCTGCTTTCAATGATCAAGGAGAATGCATCGGTGTCGCATTTCAG GTATACAGATCTGATGATACTGAGAACATTGGGTATGTAATTCCAACAACAGTCGTGTCTCATTTTCTGGATGACTATGAGAGAAATGGGAAGTACACTG GATTCCCTTCCCTTGGTATATTATTGCAGAAATTAGAGAATCCGGCGTTACGTGCCTGCTTAAAAGTGCCGTCTAATGAG GGTGTACTTGTCCGCCGTGTTGAACCGACTTCTGGTACCAGTAATGTCTTGAAGGAG ggggatgtaattgtaagtttTGACGGAGTAGACGTTGGGTCAGAAGGGACCGTTCCTTTCCGATCAACCGAACGTATTGCATTTCGCTACCTCATTAGTCAAAA GTTTACTGGTGATATAGCAGAGCTTGGTATCATCAGAGCAGGGGCTTTCATGAAAGTTCAAACTGTTATGAATCCGAGAGTACATTTG GTACCATATCATATTGAAGGGGGTCAGCCATCATATTTAATTGTAGCTGGTTTAGTTTTTACTCCTCTGTCAGAACCACTTATAGA AGAGGAATGCGAAGACAGCATAGGGGTAAAT TTAAAGTTATTGACAAAAGCACGGTATTCAATGGCAAGATTCAAAGGCGAACAGATTGTGATCTTATCTCAG GTATTAGCAAATGAAGTGAACATTGGGTACGAGGATATGAGCAATGAACAG GTTCTAAAATTCAATGGAACTCGAATAAAGAACATTCACCATCTTGCTCATCTCGTTGATG CATGCAAGGACAAATACTTTGTTTTCGAATTCGAAGACAATTATCTTGCGGTTTTAGAGAGAGAAGCTTCATCTGCTGCATCATCTTGCATTCTTAAGGATTACGGTATACCATCTGAGAGATCTTCCGATCTTCTAGAACCCTACGTGGACCCCATTGGAGAAAACAAACTAATCGAACAACTTGATCTTGGTGACTCTCCGGTCACAAATTCAGAAATCGGATTTGATGGGCTTCAATGGGCTTAA
- the LOC139877775 gene encoding protease Do-like 2, chloroplastic isoform X2 yields MAITVASSFLNALTSTGTSRCSVSSQLIFSSSSKLSATRLIIPKATSKSQSQSQDPKKRIPKESTRKSSPKKESNLQKLSRRSRDEQPYINADDHSGINNAEQPQSLKSFGTQRKNAKGFMGTLKDQQADTAKIQDASFLNAVVKVYCTHTEPDYSLPWQKQRQFTSTGSAFMIGDGKLLTNAHCVEHNTQVKVKRRGDDTKYVAKVLAKGMECDIALLSVENEKFWKGAESLQFGHLPRLQDPVTVVGYPLGGDTISVTKGVVSRIEVTSYAHGSAELLGIQIDAAINPGNSGGPAFNDQGECIGVAFQVYRSDDTENIGYVIPTTVVSHFLDDYERNGKYTGFPSLGILLQKLENPALRACLKVPSNEGVLVRRVEPTSGTSNVLKEGDVIVSFDGVDVGSEGTVPFRSTERIAFRYLISQKFTGDIAELGIIRAGAFMKVQTVMNPRVHLVPYHIEGGQPSYLIVAGLVFTPLSEPLIEEECEDSIGLKLLTKARYSMARFKGEQIVILSQVLANEVNIGYEDMSNEQVLKFNGTRIKNIHHLAHLVDACKDKYFVFEFEDNYLAVLEREASSAASSCILKDYGIPSERSSDLLEPYVDPIGENKLIEQLDLGDSPVTNSEIGFDGLQWA; encoded by the exons ATGGCGATCACCGTCGCATCTTCCTTTCTTAATGCCCTAACTTCCACCGGAACTTCACGCTGTTCAGTTTCATCTCAACTTATTTTCTCATCTTCTTCCAAATTATCTGCTACTCGCTTAATCATTCCAAAAGCTACCAgcaaaagtcaaagtcaaagtcaagatCCGAAGAAGAGAATTCCGAAGGAAAGTACTCGTAAATCATCACCTAAG AAAGAATCCAATTTACAAAAGCTTTCAAGAAGATCAAGAGATGAACAACCATATATAAATGCTGATGATCATAGTGGCATAAACAATGCAGAACAACCTCAGTCCCTTAAGTCATTTGGTACGCAGAGAAAAAATGCCAAAGGTTTTATGGGTACCTTGAAGGATCAACAG GCAGACACAGCTAAAATTCAAGATGCTTCTTTTCTTAATGCTGTTGTGAAG GTTTATTGCACTCATACTGAACCAGATTATTCCCTGCCTTGGCAAAAGCAAAGACAGTTTACAAGTACAGGAAG TGCTTTTATGATTGGTGATGGAAAGCTCTTGACAAATGCTCATTGTGTTGAACACAACACACAA GTCAAAGTCAAGAGAAGAGGGGATGACACCAAATATGTGGCTAAG GTTTTAGCTAAAGGTATGGAATGTGACATAGCGTTGCTTTCAGTAGAAAATGAGAAGTTCTGGAAAGGGGCTGAGTCACTTCAGTTTGGCCATTTGCCTCGTCTTCAG GATCCAGTAACTGTTGTAGGGTATCCACTTGGAGGAGATACCATTTCAGTGACCAAGGGGGTTGTATCTCGAATAGAG GTTACATCCTATGCTCATGGATCAGCTGAATTGTTGGGCATTCAAATCGATGCAGCAATTAATCCTG GTAATAGTGGTGGTCCTGCTTTCAATGATCAAGGAGAATGCATCGGTGTCGCATTTCAG GTATACAGATCTGATGATACTGAGAACATTGGGTATGTAATTCCAACAACAGTCGTGTCTCATTTTCTGGATGACTATGAGAGAAATGGGAAGTACACTG GATTCCCTTCCCTTGGTATATTATTGCAGAAATTAGAGAATCCGGCGTTACGTGCCTGCTTAAAAGTGCCGTCTAATGAG GGTGTACTTGTCCGCCGTGTTGAACCGACTTCTGGTACCAGTAATGTCTTGAAGGAG ggggatgtaattgtaagtttTGACGGAGTAGACGTTGGGTCAGAAGGGACCGTTCCTTTCCGATCAACCGAACGTATTGCATTTCGCTACCTCATTAGTCAAAA GTTTACTGGTGATATAGCAGAGCTTGGTATCATCAGAGCAGGGGCTTTCATGAAAGTTCAAACTGTTATGAATCCGAGAGTACATTTG GTACCATATCATATTGAAGGGGGTCAGCCATCATATTTAATTGTAGCTGGTTTAGTTTTTACTCCTCTGTCAGAACCACTTATAGA AGAGGAATGCGAAGACAGCATAGGG TTAAAGTTATTGACAAAAGCACGGTATTCAATGGCAAGATTCAAAGGCGAACAGATTGTGATCTTATCTCAG GTATTAGCAAATGAAGTGAACATTGGGTACGAGGATATGAGCAATGAACAG GTTCTAAAATTCAATGGAACTCGAATAAAGAACATTCACCATCTTGCTCATCTCGTTGATG CATGCAAGGACAAATACTTTGTTTTCGAATTCGAAGACAATTATCTTGCGGTTTTAGAGAGAGAAGCTTCATCTGCTGCATCATCTTGCATTCTTAAGGATTACGGTATACCATCTGAGAGATCTTCCGATCTTCTAGAACCCTACGTGGACCCCATTGGAGAAAACAAACTAATCGAACAACTTGATCTTGGTGACTCTCCGGTCACAAATTCAGAAATCGGATTTGATGGGCTTCAATGGGCTTAA